Genomic window (Candidatus Chlorobium masyuteum):
CCGTGAGGAGGCCCGTAGGGCAAATGCCTTTGGTCCTTGCGGCTGCTTGTTGTGCTGCTCAAGCTGGCTGCAGAAAATACACGCAAATCCGTTCGCTGAAAAATCACAATATTCCGAAGCGTCCGGCAACGAGAGCCATGCGTTCAATATAACCGGGCTGTGTAACCGTCCTAAATGCTGTCTGGGTTATTCCAAACATGACAAAGGGTGTCAGCACCACTCATCAGCCCCGTCACAGCTGCCTGCAGTGGGCAGCAGGGTTTCAACTCCCGAAGGCGCCGCAGTTGTTGAGAGCATTGACCCGCAGAAAAAACTGGTATGGCTCCATTATGAAAAAAGTGATCAGAAGCGCAAATACCCGATTGAAAAATTCAATGCTCTGTTCATTAAAAAACAGGCGTAATGCAGCAGGCACCAGCGGGCTCCGGCCCGGCATCTGCCTGTAATTCAGCCGTTTAACAACGCTCCCATTCATAACGCTCTCTATCTGTCCAGCATGTCTCATTTCAAAAGAACTCTTGTCACAACGGCTCTTCCCTATGCCAATGGACCGGTTCATCTCGGTCATCTTGCGGGGGTTTATCTTCCTGCGGATATCTATGTCCGCTATAAACGGCTGAAGGGTGAGGATATTCTTCATATAGGCGGTTCTGATGAACATGGCGTACCGATAACCATTACGGCCGAAAGGGAAGGCATCTCCCCTCAGGATGTTGTTGACCGCTATCACCGCATGAACCTTGATGCATTCCGCAAGTGCGCTATCTCTTTTGACTATTATGGTAGAACATCATCAGCCACTCATCATGCAACCGCCCAGGAGTTTTTCACCGAGATAGAGCACAAAGGCATTTTCAACAAGAAGACGGAAAAGCTCTTTTTTGACAGGAAAGCCGATCGCTTCCTTTCCGACCGGTACGTTACCGGAACCTGTCCGATCTGTAATAATCCGGAAGCCAACGGTGATCAGTGTGAACAGTGCGGCACTCATTTGAGTCCCCTTGAACTGATCAATCCGAAGAGCAAGCTTTCAGATGAAACTCCCGAGCTTCGCGATACCATGCACTGGTTTTTCCCGCTCGGCAGGTTTCAGCCGCAGCTTGAAGCCTATGTGAACAGCCATGAGGATGAGTGGCGCTCAAATGTTGTCAATTACAGTCGCACCTGGCTGAAGCAGGGGCTCAATGACCGTGCCATAACCCGCGACCTGAACTGGGGAATAGCGGTTCCTCTTGACAGCGATGAAGCCCAGGGGAAGGTGCTCTATGTCTGGTTTGATGCCGTACTCGGCTATATCTCTTTTACCAGGGAGTGGGCACAGGAGCAGGGGAGCCCTGACCGCTGGAAAGAGTACTGGCAGGACCCTGAAAGCCGTCTTGTTCATTTTATCGGCAAGGATAACGTTGTCTTCCATACCCTGATGTTTCCGGCAATTCTGATGGCCTGGAATGAAGGGCGCCAGAGCGAATGCTACAATCTTGCTGACAATATTCCGGCTTCGGAATTCATGAATTTCGAGGGAAGAAAGTTCTCGAAATCAAGGAATTATGCGGTCTATCTCGGGGAGTTTCTTGAGAAGTTCCCGGCCGATACGCTCCGTTACAGCATTGCCATGAACTATCCTGAGAACAAGGATACCGATTTCAGCTGGCAGGACTTCCAGAACCGAACCAACGGTGAACTGGCCGATACCCTCGGTAACTTCATCAAACGATCCATTGACTTTACCAATGCCCGTTTTGATGGCGAGGTTCCGTATGCCTGCACCTTCGACGAGTGGAACACACTCGGTATAAACTGGCAGGAGCTTCTGAGCCAGATCGATCAGGCATTTGAACAGTTTCATTTCAGGGATGCTCTCTCTCTTGGAATGGAGATAGCAAGGGCGGCAAACCGCTTTCTCACAGAGGCGGAACCATGGAAAGTTATCAAGAGTGACCGGGAGGCTGCTGCCAAAACTATGGCCCTTTCACTCAATCTCTGTCATGCGCTTGCTGTTGCGCTCTACCCGGTTATCCCCGGGACCAGTAACCGTATCTATGCCATGCTCGGCTTTTCTGGTACCATTGACGACCTGTTGACCCATGGCCACTCCCTCAGTGAATCACTGCTCCGCCCCATGCTTGAAAAAGGACACCGGCTCCGTGGAGATTCTGAAATTCTCTTTACGAAAATTGAG
Coding sequences:
- the metG gene encoding methionine--tRNA ligase, with product MSHFKRTLVTTALPYANGPVHLGHLAGVYLPADIYVRYKRLKGEDILHIGGSDEHGVPITITAEREGISPQDVVDRYHRMNLDAFRKCAISFDYYGRTSSATHHATAQEFFTEIEHKGIFNKKTEKLFFDRKADRFLSDRYVTGTCPICNNPEANGDQCEQCGTHLSPLELINPKSKLSDETPELRDTMHWFFPLGRFQPQLEAYVNSHEDEWRSNVVNYSRTWLKQGLNDRAITRDLNWGIAVPLDSDEAQGKVLYVWFDAVLGYISFTREWAQEQGSPDRWKEYWQDPESRLVHFIGKDNVVFHTLMFPAILMAWNEGRQSECYNLADNIPASEFMNFEGRKFSKSRNYAVYLGEFLEKFPADTLRYSIAMNYPENKDTDFSWQDFQNRTNGELADTLGNFIKRSIDFTNARFDGEVPYACTFDEWNTLGINWQELLSQIDQAFEQFHFRDALSLGMEIARAANRFLTEAEPWKVIKSDREAAAKTMALSLNLCHALAVALYPVIPGTSNRIYAMLGFSGTIDDLLTHGHSLSESLLRPMLEKGHRLRGDSEILFTKIEDSDIAPELRKIELLVAEAEKRESGAQQQKMEFKPVISFDDFLKVDLRVARVIAAEKVKKAGKLLKLQLQVGSVTKQVLAGIAKNYSPEEMVGKNVVLVANLADRTIRDEHSEGMILAVEGPDGKLFVVEPAGEEINGRQIQ